The DNA region GTTGTAATAGGCTGGCTATAAAGATGCCAGTTTTAGAAGAACCGGCTATGAGGCAAAAAATTAGCCCCCAGGCTCTTCACCTGAGGGCTGGAATGTGAGTGACTTGGCGAGACCGTTTACGGGTGAGACACGTTAGAAATCAAGGTCATCGAAATCGCCGTAGCCCAACTGATCCTTAATGCGGCGACGCTCCAGGCGGTCTTCAATCTTGCGGCGCATTTCCAGAGTGTGTTGGCTAGCTTCTTTGCCAGTGAGTTTCGGGGTTGCCTCATCATCCTCGGTTTCGATGTTATCACTAATGAGATCGGCATCTTGCGAATCTACATCAACAGACATAAGACTACTCCAGTATTGACAGAGATATTGGGTGGCTGACGGCTGCTTTGGGGCACCCGTTTTAACCCGCGCTATTTACCATAGCCAATGCCAAAACAAAAGCAAATTATGGTGCCGAAATAAAAAATATTCGTTTTGCCAGAGCCCCTCAACTGGGGTACAAAGCGCACCCAATCCACCGGGTATGATTTTTTGATAAAACATGAGCGAGAAGATAAATGTTGAGCCAACAACAACCGGATATTATCGGCTGGCGCGAGTGGGTAGGATTGCCAGATTTGTCGATCAGCCATATCAAAGCCAAGGTGGATACCGGGGCGAAAACCAGTGCCCTGCATGCCTATTACGTCACCCCGTTTGAACAGGACGGAAAAACCTGGGTCCGGTTCGGGTTGCACCCCATGCAAAAGGACAGCCTGACCTGTATCGAGTGCAGCGCACCGGTCAAAGATGTTCGCCGGGTAACGGATTCCGGCGGCCATGCCGAAGAGCGCTATGTGATAGAAACCACCCTGGTGATTCAGGGAGAAGCCTT from Cellvibrio japonicus Ueda107 includes:
- a CDS encoding PA3496 family putative envelope integrity protein — encoded protein: MSVDVDSQDADLISDNIETEDDEATPKLTGKEASQHTLEMRRKIEDRLERRRIKDQLGYGDFDDLDF
- a CDS encoding ATP-dependent zinc protease, giving the protein MLSQQQPDIIGWREWVGLPDLSISHIKAKVDTGAKTSALHAYYVTPFEQDGKTWVRFGLHPMQKDSLTCIECSAPVKDVRRVTDSGGHAEERYVIETTLVIQGEAFPIEVTLTDRENMRFRMLLGRSALKRRFLVDSGQSFILGGNRHLPPQPSL